CGACAGATTCCGCTTGCGGGCGAACCCGCCGACGTGGTTGAAATCGTCGCCAACTACGGCCAGTGGCTCACCACTTGCGACATTCCCAAGCTCTTCGTCAACGCCGAGCCGGGGGCCATCCTGGTCGGTGCGGCGCGCGATTTCTGCCGCCGCTGGAATAACCAGGAAGAAGTCACGGTCAAGGGCGCGCACTTCGTGCAGGAAGACTCGGGCGAAGAAATAGGCCGCGCCGTGGCCGACTGGATCAAGCGCCGGGCCTGACCACCCATGCAGCCCACCAAGCTTGGAATCATCGGACTGGGCCGCCACGGCAGCCGATACGCGCGCCACGCGGCGCAAGACGTGGAGGCGTTGCAACTGACGGCCATCTGCCGCCGCGACGAAGCAGCGGGCCGCGCCCTGGCCGGGGAACTCAACTGTCGTTGGACGGGCGACGCACGTGAACTGATCGCAAGCGACGACGTCGACGCGGTAGTACTGGTGACCCTGCCCTCGCTGCTACCCGAATTAGTGACCCTGGCGGCCGAACTCGGCAAACCGCTGCTGGTCGAAAAACCCGTCGCAACAGGGCTCGAAAGTGGCCGGCGCATTCTCGCGGCCGTCGAATCGGCCAACATTTACTGCATCGCCGGGCACACCCTGCGCTTCAATTCGCTCTGCCTGGCCATGCGCGATGAAATCGACAGGCTGGGCCGCATCGACACACTCACTTTCAGCCAGCGTTTTCCGCCGCAGCAGCAACTCGATTGGCTCGACGATCCGGCGAGATCCGGCGGAGGCAACATCATCCACACCGGTGTTCACTGCTTCGACCTGCTGCGCTGGTTCACCGGCCTCGAGGTATCCTCGGTGGCCTGCTCGATGCGCAGCACAGTGACCACCGACACCGAGGACAACTTCGTCGCCTCGCTGCAGCTCTCGAACGGCAGCACCCTGGCCCAGGTTAACTGTTCGCGAAGCAGCAACAGTCGCAACGGCCTGATCGAAATATCCGGCGAGCACGGCCAGCTCGTGGGCGATCACGTGCTGGGCACGCTCCACTTCCTGGGTCCCGATGGCCCGAGGGAGCTCACGACGGCCGCGCCGGTGATGACCGTGCCCGCCATACTGGAGGCCTTTGCCGCCGGCGTGGGGGGCAAGCAGAGTGCCACGGCCGCCGCCGCCAGTTACCGCGACGGATTGGCCGCGGTGGCCGTGGCCGAGGCCTGCTATCGCTCGGTGTCCAGCGGCCGTTTTGAAAACGTAACCGCGCTCTGAAGCCTGCGGCTGCCGGTTGGAGTTTCTCCAAAACGACCGCGAGCCTTACCCCGACGCCCGTGCTCGTGTATCATTCGTGTCACGGCTCGCGGGTGAGCCCAGTAGAAGCGTGGACAAGCGACTCGAGCATCTCTCCAGTAAGTACGGCGCACCCAGGCAGCTGACCCTCGAGCTGCCTTCGCTGGATTTCCCGCCGGTTTCGCGGCGACGCCACGGCGAAGTCTGCATGGCCATCCTGCGGCCCAGCGGGGGCTTTCTGCTACAGACCAAGGCCAGCTACCCCGGTTCGGTCATGCGCCTGCCCACCGGCGGTATACAGAAAGGCGAGGCGATAGAAGACGCACTGCTACGAGAAATCTGGGAAGAGACCAACCTCGAGGTAGACGTGGCCCGCTTCGTGGCCGCCATTCGTTACAGCCACGGCAAGCGCGTGTCGAGCTTCTGCACTTACCTTTTCTTCACCCGCGAAACCTCGGGCGTGCTGCAGAGCAACGACCCAGGCGAGAAAATAACCGAATGGGTAGAGGCCAAGCCGGCCGAGCTGGCCGACTACGCCGGCAAGCTACGGGACATCGTCCCGTCCTGGTCGAACTGGGGCACGTTCAGGGCCATGGCCATGGACGTGCTGCTTGAAGACTGCAACAGCCACGGCCTGTAACCACTGGCGACCAGGTTTTACCGTCCGCGGAAACCGTCCCCAGGAGGTCAGTTCAGGCGGGCGGAAACAGCGGCGAGCTCAGCAGCCCGGCGCGCGCCAGCCTGAATTGCACACCCGTGCGCAGGCAGCCGAGCCCGTACACCACGCTGCGGCGAAAATTAATGGACGACGCTTCGTTGCAGTAGCTGGTAGGGCAGCTGATCTCGGCCACCGTGTAGCCGAACCACATGACCTGGGCCAACATCTGGTTGTCAAAAACAAAATCGTCGGAATTGGCATCCAGCGGCAACTTCTCGAGCAGTTGCCTGGAGAAAGCGCGGTAGCCGCTGTGCAGCTCGGACAGTTTTGACCCCATCAGCAAATTGCCTGCCGCGGTGAGAAAGCGATTGGCGACGTACCGCCACAGCGGCATGCCCCCCTTGAGCGCGTAGCCACCGAGCACGCGCGAACCCATGGCGCAAGGATGCAGTCCGCTGCCTATCACCGCCACCAGCGCGGGTATCAACCTGGGCGTGTACTGGTAGTCCGGGTGCACCATCACGACTATGTCAGCGCCTTCTTCGAGGGCGAGACGATAGCAACTTTTCTGGTTGGCGCCGTAACCGAGATTGTTGTCGTGCCTGAGCACGGTCGTATCGGGAAACGTGCGCGCTATTGCAGCGGTCTGGTCGGCGCTGCCGTCGTCGACCACGATCACCCGGTCAACCACGCCCTGGGCCATGACCTCTTCCCAGGTGCGGCGCAATGTAGTCTCCGCGTTGTACGCGGGCATGACCACTATGATTTTATTTTCCCGGTACACCGACGCTCCCCTTCCCCCAACGAGTATACCAAGTACGGGCAGCGTCTACCCACATCGTGTAAAACATCAGTCTGTGCCTGTCTGGACGGCCGGCACAGACACGAACTCGTGGTAGCGCAGGTCGGCGCGGTCGGCCTCCCTCACCGACCTGAGATCGTGGCCCGGCACCACCAGCACACCGCCCTCGTCTTCGAGCAAACCCACGAAACGGTTTATGCGCCAGGCCTGTTGCCACCAGTCGTCCATGTTATGGGCGAAAGCCGGCTGTGCCACGTGGCGCCAGCTGGCCTCGGTGTAGGCCGCGTCGCCGGTGAGCAGTATCACCCCGCCACGGCCCCTCAGTACCAGCCCTTGCGTGCCCGCTGTGTGGCCGTGCAGGTCTACGAGCACGGCACTGCCGTCGCCGAATACGTCGTAGTGCCCATCAAAAGTTGCCCAGGGCTCGGTGGCCGCGTAATCGATAACCGTGCGCCGCTCCAGGTCGTCCCAGTCCTGCTCGAAGAAAAAATCCTCGAACCAGCGAGCACCCCACGCGCCCTCTTCCTCGCGGCGCGGCAACAGCAGAGTGGCCCCGGCAAAGGCCTCCACGCTTCCCGCGTGGTCAAAATGCAAGTGTGAAACCGCCACGTAGCCGACGTCAGCCGGGTCCAGCCCCGCCGCCGACATCTGCTCGGGCAAGGACTGCCCGGGCTCGGTATGGCAGAGATCGAGCGCCGCCAGCAATGGGCCCAGGTACTGCTCCGGGCTATCCCTCACTGCAGGTGAGTAACCGGTGTCGAACACCAGCAGGCCCTTGCTCTCGTGCTCGACCACAAAAGCAGGGACGGGGATTTCGCTGGCCTCCTGCCAACTTCCACCCTTGGCCATGACGCCGGGCAGGCTACGCATGGTGCCGGTGTTGAACGCGTGCAGCAGCAGGTCTACCGGCTCGTGGGCCTGCTCCCAACCCCGCAGCACGGGCTCTATTCGCGGCACCCGTCGTTGATCTGCACAGCCTGGCAGCAAGGTAGCGATCAACAGGCAACACGAAAGAAGACGCAGAGGCGCGCAGAAAGGAGAGGTCATTTTACAGCGACTGACTGTAACCGGGGAGGTCAGGAATTCCAGTAGCAGCCGAAGGGGTCGCGGGAGATCTCGCCGACGCAGTCGGCAAGCGAACCCTCGACCGCGTCTCCGCGATCGTCGTAGTAAGCCGCCCAGCGCCCGTTGCCCTTTTTCCAGAAGAGCTTGTAGCCGCTTTCTTTCTCCGGCCTCAACTGGGCAATGCGGTGATCGACGATGTCGCCGTTGCACCCATCGCGAAAGCGATGCACCACCGTGATGACTCCCGCCACCGAACACCTGGCCGTGAGTATTCCCCTGGGTCCTACTCTCCAGCCGAGTACGCGTCGGACGAAGGGGGCCATAAACTCGTGCACCGATGCGATGCGTTGAGTTTTCTTGCGAGCGGAGGAACGTGCCATACACAATTACAGTAGCCCCGGCGGCCGTAGCGGGCAAGTTCCCCCCCCCCTTGGCACACAGCGCATGTGCCCCGACCACTTCACTATCGTTCAAACAACGGGGGTTGCCCACGCAAGCGCAACTGGTTTCAATCCCCTGCAGGTACGCGTAAACTCTGTCACTTAGAAGTGAGTCCGTCATGAAAAAAATGAAGGTAGCCATTGTCGGAGCCACGGGTATTGCCGGGCAGCAATTCGTTTCTGCCCTGGCCCAGCACCCCTGGTTCAGGATCGCTCGATTGGGGGCTTCCCCCCGTTCGGCGGGGAAGAAATACGGTGACGCGCTGCGCGATGAGTCCAGTGGTTCAATGCGCTGGTGGGCTGGCGGCAGTGCCCCGGAATCTGTGCTCGGCATGACCGTGGAAAACGGTGCAGACCTGAAACTGGACAATGTGGACCTCGTATTCTCGGCTGTGGAATCCGACGTCGCCGTCGACCTCGAACCGATGTACGCGCAGACCACCCCGGTGGTGAGCACCGCCTCCGCCTTTCGCTACGAAGACGACGTGCCGCTTTTGCTGCCCGGCGTCAGCCTGCAACAGGCCTCCTTGCTACGCCGCCAACAGAAGAACCGTGGCTGGAAAGGATTTATCGTGCCCCAGCCTAACTGCACCGTTACCGGCCTGGCCATAACCCTGAAGCCGCTGGACGAACGCTTCGGGGTCAAAAAAGTATCGATGGTTTCCATGCAGGGCATTTCGGGAGCCGGCCGGTCGCCGGGAGTAGCCGCGCTGGACGCCATAGACAACGTCATTCCCTACATTCCGTCGGAAGAAGAAAAGGTGACCGCCGAGGCCCGCAAGCTGCTGGGCAAGGTCGTCGCCGGCAAGCTCGAGGAATCGTCGGTGAAGGTATCGTGCACCTGCACGCGGGCGGCAGTGCTCGAAGGCCACACCGAGGCCGTATCACTGGAACTCGAACGACCTGCGACACCTGCCCAGGCGGCCGCGGCCCTGCGCACGGCGGGCAAGCGGGCGGCGCGGCTCAAGCTGCCTTCGATGCCCGAAACGCTGATATACGTGCACGACGACCCTTTCAGGCCCCAGCCCAGGCTCGACCGCGACGCCGGTGACGGCATGACCACCTCGGTGGGCCGAATCCGCGAAGAGCCGCTGTACCGGCACGGCCTGCGCTACATGCTGGTATCACACAACACCAAGATGGGCGCGGCCAAGGGAGCTCTGCTCATAGCCGAGTACCTGCTCGACCGCGGTATACTCTGAAGAGCCAGGCAGCGGATTCGACTCAGCCGATGTCTGTTTCGCCTCCCCCGCTACGCCCAGCCCTGCTCCCGGACAAGCCGCGTGGCTTCATCCGCCTGCTCGGCCCGGGCGTCATGCTCGTCGGCCTGGCCATTGGCGCTGGCGAGCTCGTCATCTGGCCCGTTACCACGGCCCGCTTCGGCGCCACGGTGGCATGGGCCGCCGTGCTCGGCGTGAGCCTGCAACTGATCATCAACCTGGAGATAGGCCGCTACACCCTGGCCACGGGCGAAAGCGCCTACGGGGCCCTGGCCCGCCGGGGGCGCGGTTGGGTGCCCGTGTTCCTGCTGCTCAACGTCGTGTCGTGGATACTGCCGGGCTGGGCGCGCACCTGTGCAGGCGCCGTCAAGGTGCTTGTGGTCGGGCTCGATGGCCCCGGCGATCCCTGGGTCTGGACGGCGCTCACCTTCGCCATCGTAGCGCTGGTTATGTTCGGGCCGCGCAACGTCTACGGGTGGATGGAAAAGATCGTCACCGCCTTGGTCTGCTTCATGCTGCTGGGCCTGCTGGTAATAGTAGCCAGGCTGGGCAACGGCGAGACCGCCGCCGAGCTCGCCCGTGGCATAGCCTCGGTGGGTGTAAAACCACCCGACATGCCGCCCTACCAACTGCTGTCAGCCGTCGTCTTTGCCGGCGCCGGGGGAACCGCCAACCTGTTGTTCTCGTATTACCTACGCGACAAGGGCTGGGGAATGTGCGGGCGCCTGTCCAACTCCGGCGAATCAAACGAAGCGTGGATTCCCGACGATAACAGCGTAAACGCCGACCGCTGGAGCCGCTGGTTCAAACACATGGCCCGTGACCAGGTGATCTTCTTCTGGCTCACCAACCTCGTAACGATACTGTTGTTTATCTTCGCTGCGCTGGCGGTGCTGCACCCCGCCGGCATTGTCCCGTCCAACGAGGCCCTGCTCTACGAAGAGGCGGTGCTGTTGGACACGGTCTGGGGGCCGGGAGGAAAAATCCTCTTCATGGTCATAGGCATCGCCTGCCTGTTCACCACCCAGCTCACCCTGCTCGACGGCGTGGCCCGCAGCTGCGCAGACCTGCTGCACAACAACTACCGCTGGAGCCGCCGCTGGAGCCTCAAGGACTGGTACCGGGGCATAGCCCTGGTTTGGATGGTCGTGGGCACCGCGCTCACCTGGGCATGGGGAGCCCTGCCCCCGTTTGTCTTCCTGCTCTCGGCCGGCTTCTTCGGCGGCATAGCCATGGCGGTCTACTGCCCCCTGCTCCTGTGGAGCAACATCCGCGAATTGCCCGAGTTGTGCCGGCCTTCGATAACCGCGCGACTGGCCATGTCGGGCGTGAGCCTGTTCTACATCGCGTTTGCCACCATTTCGGTAGGCGTGGTCGTTCAACAGTTGTTTGTGGGCTGACCCCCGCAAGGGGGAGCCATTGGCGCGCAGCACCTCTGCTGCCGCAGACCGGCTAAGCGGGAAATCCGCCACCCGGTAGGGGAAAAATTGGCCCGACAGGCGAAAACTCGTTCCCAGCGAGCCTTCCGGACGCTAGAATGTAAGACTGCGGACAGGTCCGCGAACACATGTACCAGCACCTGAAACAATTCATCATCCGCCGACTGACGGCCATCCTTGTCAGGGAACGCATGGGTTACCGGCAACTGTTGCCCAGTGACATGGGTCGGCTGCGCGATGTCATACAGCCCGGTGACGTCCTGCTGGTGGACGGCAGCCAGCGCATAAGCGAAGTTATCAAGTACCTGACGCAGAGTTCGTGGTCGCACTCGGCGCTCTACGTCGGCGACGCGCTGCTCAAACGAGGTGGCCCCCAGGCCGACGAGTTTCACCGCTTGTACGGTGACGAAGCCTCGGCACTGCTCGTCGAGGCCACGGTCGAGAACGGCGTCGCCGCTGCGCCGCTGTCAAAATACCGCAACCACAACGTGAGAATATGCCGCCCCTTCAAGCTGCGCCCCGGTGACCTCAACACGGTACTCGCCACCGTCATCGACCAGATCGGCTCGAAGTACAACGTGGAGCAGATATTTGACCTGCTTCGTTACTTCTTTCCGGTAACCCTGGTCCCCAAGCGCTTCCGTCGCAGCATGCTCGAGCACGCGGGTACCCTGTCCAAGGAAGTAATCTGCTCGGCGCAGATAACCTCTGCCTTTCAGAAAGTACGTTACCCGGTACAACCACTGGTAACCTCGCCGCGGGTTTCCGAACGGGTGCAGGTAGACACCGGCAAGCCACGCAAGAGGTGGTTCGGCCGGGCAGAGCCCGACCTCGTCAGCGACGGGGTCTTCACAGCCTGCGATCCCAACCTGGTCACACCACGGGACTTCGACCTGTCACCCTACTTTGAAGTGGTGAAATCCGACCTGCTTGGCAACCGCAACTTCGACTACCGCAAGATCGTGTGGGCCGGCAGCGACGGCGGCGAATCTGAAGTAACCGAAGAAGAACTACTCGAGACCGGCTGACCCCCGGCCGCGTTGTTAACGATCAACGGGCCGCCAGTAGACAACAGGGATAAACTACCCCTGCAGGTGGCGGCTGCCTCAACCCGGCTTGAAGTCGGGTAACTCCGGGTTGTCGAAGAGGTAGGCGCAATCCCATTCCAGACCTGCAGCGCTGACCATGAGCTCCATTGCCCGCCGGTACTCCTCGCGGCTGAAACCTTCGATCGTCGACCCCAGCAACTCTCCATCGAGCTGCAGCAGTACCGGCACCGAGGCCAGGCCCAGCTCGGTCGACAACGGCCAGCCGGGGTTATCCAGGTACACCGGCATGGTTATCTTGTTGTCACGGACAAAGTCCTCGGTCTCCTCGAGGCTGTCCTGGGACACGGCCACGATGTCGATAATGCCTTCGCCCCGGCGGTAGAGCTGCTCAAGCAGGGGCAGGGCGATGCGGCAAGTGGGACAGCCGGCCTTGTAGAGCAGCAGCACCCTGCGCCCCTGCCCCGGCAGATCCGCCAGCTCGTCGGATCCCAGCCTGGGCAGTTGTCTCGTTTTCAGCTCAACCACGAACAAAGTTTAGCCCCGGTCTGGCTTACACGCCAGCGCAAGCCTGCCGCTGGTCGCGGCAGCAGGCACCCGGCTGGTGAAACAGCTGCGCGGGCAGGCTAGTATCGCGCGTCGTGTCGACGCCGCCCTCACCAGTTCCAAGCGCTTCGCAGGCACCGGCCACGCTGGCCACTGCCACCCCGGCCACTGCCGCCTCTACGGCCTCGACGACCACCGCGGGCCACAAGCGGGGCTGGCTCCTTCTGCTGCCCCTGCTGCTGACTCTGGCCTCGCTGCTCTACGTCGTACCGATTTCGCAGGTTCCCTTTTACACCAAGGGTGAACCCCGCGAAGCCATTGTCGTGCAGGCCATCGTAGAAAACGGGGACTGGATACTGCCCCTGAGAAACGGCCACGAAATACCGTCGAAACCACCGCTGTTTCACTGGCTGGGTGCGCTCGTGAGCCTCGCCGCGGGTTTCGTTTCGGAATGGACAACGCGCCTGCCCTCGGCCGCGGCGTCTATAGCCTGCGCTGCCGCCGTTGCCGCCGCCGCCGCGAGATTCTTCGGACCACTGGCCGCCTTCCTCTCCACCCTGGTGCTGCTCACCACCGTGCAGTGGACTATCTCGGCCACCACCGCGCGCGTGGACATGGTACTGGCCGCGGCAACGACCGGCGCGCTGCTGTTCTTCATGGGCGACTACCTGCGTGATCGCAGACCTCTGTCGTTGGGTTTCTACGCCTGCGCCGCCCTGGCCGTACTGGCAAAGGGACCGGTGGGCCTGGTGATCCCGGTGGCCGTTATTGCCTGCTTCCTGCTGCTGCGCGGCGACCGCGAATACCTGCGCCGGCTGCGCCCTGGCAAGGGCCTGGCGATCCTGTCGCTGGCGGCGGCCTGGTACCTGGCTGCCAGCTGGGAAGGCGGGATGCCGTTTTTCGACAAGCTGGTCATGAAGGAGAACCTGCAGCGGCTTGTCAGTGCCCAGGCGTCGGGCGTGGGCCACGTACACTCGCCTTTCTACTATCTGCCCGCCCTGCTCGGTGGCTTTGCCCCGTGGAGCCTTTTCGCGCCCGGCCTGGTGGTCGGTCTCACGGCCCGCGCGCGTCGTGGCGAGCACGACCAGGCCACCACCCTGTTGCTGTGCTGGTTTGCAGTCACGCTGCTCATCTACTCGCTGGCCGGATCAAAAAGAGGCGTCTACCTGCTCAGCCTTTACCCGGCGCTGGCCATGCTCTACGGCGCCTGGTGGGCATCGATGGCGTCCACCGGTCAGGACACGGCCGACGCACGGCCCTCACGCATGCTCTCCTGGCTGGCGAGCCTGGTGGCCGCCGTGCTGGCGCTGCCACTCATCGTGGTGGTCGCGCAAGCACTCGGGGTCGATGTCACCGCCTGGCTGGACCCGCTGCTCAGTCGCAGCGACGCCGCTAACCTGCCGGTTATCCGCGATACCATCGCGGCCAATCCCGTGGCCTGCGTTGCCTGGGCGTCCACCCTGCTTCTGGGCGCGAGCGGTGCGGTAGCAGCCCTTGCCCGTCGCAAGCCGGTCGCGTCGGCACTGCTCCTCGCCTCGGCCATCGCTGTATCCCAGCTCGTGCTGCCGCTGGTGTTTCAACGCCAGCTCGGACGCGAGCAGGGCCTGCGCGATTTCATGGCGAGGGTCAACGTACAGCTTCCCGAAAAAGACGCGCCGTTGTTTTTCTACCGCGGCTTTGACTACGGGGCCGTCTTCTATGCCGGTCGCAACGTATACCGCGTGGACGAGCACCTGCCCTTGTTCGACGAGCAGGACACCTGGCTGCTGGTAAACGAAAAGTCCCTGCCGCCGGACGGCGACTATCACTTGCAGGAGGTTATGCGCTATACCTACGGCGATAACCCGGGCAGGGAGGCTCTCCTTTTGACCAGGGCGCGGCGCGGGGACAAGGAAAAACGGAAATGAGCGACACGGTCGAGCAGGAGCGCGAAACACGCGAACGCGTGTTTGCGGCGGCAGCGCTGGCCGACGACCTGGTGCTACGCCAGGAAACCGCCCGCCTTCACCCCGCCGACATAGCCGAGATCCTCGACCAGCTCGACGACGATAACGAGCGCCTGTCGGTATTCTCGGTACTCGATGACGCCCGCGCGGCCGAGGTCATAAGCGACGTCGGCGAATCAGCCCGAGCGGCCCTTCTCGCGCGCCTGGCCGACGTGCACATTGCCACGCTGCTCGAAGGCCTCGACAGCGATGACGCCGCTGACCTTCTGGGCGAACTTTCCGAAGACCGCAAGCTGATGCTCCTGCACCGGGCCGACCCGGAGACCCGGCGTGACGTGCAGGGTCTGCTTTCCTATCCCGACGACAGCGCCGGTGGCCTGATGAAAACCGAGGTCGCATCGGTGGATGTTGGAACCACCGTGCGGCAGGTGCGCACCTACCTCAGGCAACACCGCGAGGATTTTCACGATATTCACAACGTCTTCGTCACCGACCACAAGAAAAGACTCGTAGGCTACGTGCCCGTCCGCAACCTGGTCATGGCCAACGACGGTTCGTCGGTGGACGAGATTCTGCTTGATGACTTCGTGTCGGTAAGCGCGACCGTAGACCAGGAAGAAGTCGCTCACCTGTTCGAAAAGTACGATTTGCTTTCGCTACCGGTGGTCGACGCTTCCGAACTGCTGGTCGGTCGCATAACCGTTGACGACGTGGTTGACGTCATAGAAGAAGAGGCCACCGAGGACATGCTCAAGATGGCCGGCGTGGGCGACGAACCGCTGGGCCTGCACGGGCCCGTAAAAGCCCTGCGCACACGGCTTCCGTGGCTGGGGCTGAATCTCCTGACCGCCACCGTGAGCGTTGCGGCGATCTCGCTGTTCCAGGACACCATACACCAGGTAGCCACTGCCGCGGCCTTAATGACGGTAGTCGCCAGCCAGGGCGGCAACGCCGGCGTCCAGACAATGACCCTGGTGGTACGCGGGTTGGTGCTCGGCGAGCTGAGCCCGCATAACACCCGCCGCATCGTAGTGCGAGAACTGGCCATCGCCCTGCTCAACGGCGCGGTACTGGGCTCGGTGGCCGCGGCTACTGTCTACGCGTGGAAGGGAGACGTAAGGCTGGCCACGGTCATGGCAACCGCGATGATCGCCAACATGCTCATCGCCGCGGCCCTCGGCACGCTCGTGCCCATGGGCTTGCGGCGGCTGGGAGCAGATCCGGCGGTAGCCTCGTCGGTGTTCGTGACGGCGGGAACCGACATGCTCGGCTTCCTCGTCTTCCTCGGCCTGCTCAGCGTCGCCCTCGGGATCTAATCACCGTCGGGAATATCGCCGCCCGGCTCAGGCTTCTTCCGAAATATCCCGGTACGAAACCAGGTCGATGTCTTCCCGCGCCGCGAGTTCCTTGCGAACCATCGGGCTGGTGAGCGCGGCGGCCTCGCCCACGCCGTCGTAACGCGGCAGCAACGATCCAGGGTGGCACACCAACTCGGTGACGCCACTCTTGAGAGAAGCGAGCAACTCGACCATGCCTCCCTCAGTCACCGGACGATGACGGCCCAGGATCTCTACCCGGTCGGGTCCGCGGAACCTGCCCGAGCGCAGCCGCCCCCAGGCAAGGGCGGGGCGCATGGCAGCGTTTTCGGCGCGTCGCTCCCAGTCACCCACCACGAACTCCCTGCTGTATTTCCAGGTCGGGCCACAGGGTTTGCGCATGGCCCAGATAGGGTACTCCAGCGAGAGCTCCCTGAGGATGGACAGCACCGAGGGCAGAAGGTGCAGGCCGTAGCTGCTCGAAACGTAGCTCAGTACGAGACCGCCGGACAGGAACTTCTCGACCTGGGCGCGAATTTCGGCACGCAGCTCCTTCTTCAGTCCACCGCCCCTGCGATACAGCCACATGGCCTCGAGGGGACGGTCCACGAAGCGGCCGCCCGCGTCGACCAGGTTGGGTATGTGGCGCCGCGGAAGCGTAGACGTGCCCTCGCACAACACCAGGTGCAACCCGGTACCGAGGCCAGAGCGCATGGAGGCCGAGACCATGGCCGACCGCGAAGCCGGACCGTTAACGCGCAGCCCCGTACTCGAGATTATACCCGAATCGTAACCGTCCATGACGGCGTCGTTCACCTCGGGGTACATGCCGAGGTCGTCCGCCGTTATTATTATTCCCTTGTCTGCCATCGCTGTTGAAACCCTGCCCCCCGGGCGGATATCAGCCGTGGAGCTCCCTGGCAAGCAAGCGCTTCTGGTAAAAGTTCTGCAGGTCGGCTCTCTTGAGCATACCTACGACCCGCTTGGGGTTGGATTCATCAACCACCGGCACCTGCTCCAGGCCGCGCGCGGTTATTAACTGCATGGTATCGTAAAGGTTGTCCGAGCCCGAAACGGTCAGAACCTCCGTCTCGGCCAGCTCGCCTACAACCAGGAACGGCCAGGCATCACGGTGCAACAGCACGGTCTTGAGGTCCTGCATGCTGATTATTCCGGTCAACTCGTTGTCCCGGTTCACTACCGGAAAGTACACGTGATGGCTGTTGGTAACGTAGCGTACAAAATCGGTAACGGCCATCGACTCGGGAATCTGCTGGAAGTCCCTGCTCACCAGGCCCCGGACGTAAAGCCCCCTGAGCAGGTTGGCCTCGGCGCCGGCGTGTATGTCAAGTCCGCGACGACTGAGATCGAAGCTGTCTATGCTGTCGGTCATCAGGCGCCGGGCCACGAGGGTGGCCGTTATGGCGGTGATCATGATAGGCAGCACCACGTTGTAGTCCCTGGTCATTTCCCACAACAGGAATATCGCGGTCATCGGCGCGTGCGTCGAGGCTGCCAGGAAAGCGCCCATGCCGATCAGCCCGAAACTGCCACTCGCGCCCAGCGCCCCGGGTATGAGCATGTTCACCAGCGATGCAAAGCCACCCCCGAACACGGCCCCTATGAACATGGCCGGGGCAAACACCCCGCCCGATCCTCCGCAACCCAGCGTCACGCCGGTCATCGCGATCTTGACCAGTACCAGCGACAGCAGCAGGCCCACGCTGAGGCCACCGGAGAACACCTCGTTCATGGTGGCGTAGCCGCTGGAGCTGACCTGCGGAAAAAATATTAACGACACGCCCACTATGAGCCCGCCGAGCATGGGGGTGACGCTGCGCGACAGCCGCGAACGCTGGAACCAGTCCCTTATCCCGTAGAAAGACTTGATGTAGAAAACCGCGAGCAGGCCGCACATAAGGCCAAGCAAGACGTAGAAGAGCAGCTCGTGGTTTATCGGGTAGTCGAAGCTTGGCGCGTGCAGAACCTGGTGATCGGCGCGCATGTACTGCGACACCACAGTAGACGCGCCCGACGCCAGCACTATGAGCGCGAAGGCCTGGGACTGGAACTCGCCGAGCAGGACGATCTCCTGGGCGAAAAAGACCCCGGCGATCGGGCTGGAAAAAGTCGCTGCGATCGCTGCCGCCGAACCGCAGGCTATGAGCACCCGCAGACGCTCGGCCGACGGAC
The Candidatus Binatota bacterium DNA segment above includes these coding regions:
- a CDS encoding chloride channel protein — translated: MTPADNVSSDSELAVGQEGRASALWWRLVSENNAWLFGAAILIGAITALANVAFHWAMDGAHDLFWNQLGSGLGIGGRDVGDSVLDGLGSLPQRWWLVPIVPMAGMFLLVILDRWFPGEVQGYGLPNFLEKVNIKGGYIRRRWITLKTLSSAITLGSGMSAGIEGPIAQIGGSIGSTVSRAIRPSAERLRVLIACGSAAAIAATFSSPIAGVFFAQEIVLLGEFQSQAFALIVLASGASTVVSQYMRADHQVLHAPSFDYPINHELLFYVLLGLMCGLLAVFYIKSFYGIRDWFQRSRLSRSVTPMLGGLIVGVSLIFFPQVSSSGYATMNEVFSGGLSVGLLLSLVLVKIAMTGVTLGCGGSGGVFAPAMFIGAVFGGGFASLVNMLIPGALGASGSFGLIGMGAFLAASTHAPMTAIFLLWEMTRDYNVVLPIMITAITATLVARRLMTDSIDSFDLSRRGLDIHAGAEANLLRGLYVRGLVSRDFQQIPESMAVTDFVRYVTNSHHVYFPVVNRDNELTGIISMQDLKTVLLHRDAWPFLVVGELAETEVLTVSGSDNLYDTMQLITARGLEQVPVVDESNPKRVVGMLKRADLQNFYQKRLLARELHG